A stretch of Pelecanus crispus isolate bPelCri1 chromosome 3, bPelCri1.pri, whole genome shotgun sequence DNA encodes these proteins:
- the LRATD1 gene encoding protein LRATD1, whose amino-acid sequence MGNQLDRITHLNYSELPTGDPSGIEKDELRVGVAYFFSDEEEDLDERGQPDKYSLKGSGSPGQETPTHHLHHQLVLNETQFSAFRGQECIFSKVSSGPQAGDLSVYSVSALPALCKPGDLLELLYLGPSEHPPPHWAVYVGSGQIIHLHQGQIRQDSLYEAAAGNVGRVVNSWYRFRPLVAELVVQNACGHLGLKSDEICWTNSESFAAWCRFGKREFKAGGELQAAAGTQHQQQYYLKIHLAENKVHTVRFHSLEDLIREKRRIDASGKLRVIKDLAIVDGKE is encoded by the coding sequence ATGGGAAATCAACTGGATCGCATCACCCACCTGAATTACAGCGAGCTGCCGACCGGGGACCCCTCGGGGATCGAGAAAGACGAGCTGCGCGTCGGGGTGGCTTACTTCTTTTCGGATGAGGAGGAGGACCTGGACGAGCGAGGCCAGCCAGACAAGTACAGCCTGAAGGGCTCCGGCAGCCCTGGCCAGGAGACGCCcacccaccacctccaccaccagCTGGTGCTGAACGAGACCCAGTTCTCCGCTTTCCGCGGCCAGGAATGCATCTTCTCCAAGGTCAGCAGCGGCCCCCAggctggggacctcagcgtctACTCGGTgtcagccctgcctgccctctgcaAGCCGGGggacctgctggagctgctctACCTGGGGCCGTCGGAGCACCCGCCGCCGCACTGGGCGGTGTACGTGGGCAGCGggcagatcatccacctgcaCCAGGGCCAGATCCGGCAGGACAGCTTGTACGAGGCGGCCGCGGGCAACGTGGGCCGGGTGGTGAATAGCTGGTACCGCTTTCGCCCGCTGGTGGCTGAGCTGGTGGTGCAGAACGCCTGCGGGCACCTGGGCTTAAAAAGCGACGAGATCTGCTGGACTAACTCCGAGAGCTTCGCCGCCTGGTGCCGCTTCGGGAAAAGGGAGTTCAAAGCCGggggggagctgcaggctgctgccggcacccagcaccagcagcaataCTATCTCAAGATCCACTTGGCGGAGAACAAGGTGCACACGGTGAGGTTCCACAGCCTGGAGGATCTAATACGCGAGAAGCGCAGGATCGATGCCAGTGGCAAACTGAGGGTGATCAAAGACCTGGCTATAGTGGATGGGAAAGAATAG